From a region of the Candidatus Gracilibacteria bacterium genome:
- the atpD gene encoding F0F1 ATP synthase subunit beta, with protein sequence MNTGVITKIIGVVIDVKFDGGFVPAIYDALEVKGHSSRLVLEVQQQLGDGVVRTISMGSVEGLQRGLEVEATGRAITVPVGEQVLGRMFNVLGDPIDHMEAPKTEFTDPIHRSAPKFADLSNQAEVFETGIKVIDLIAPMLKGGKVGLFGGAGVGKTVIIQELINNIAQGHGGYSVFAGVGERTREGNDLYHEMKEAGVLAKTAMVFGQMNEAPGPRARVALTGLTMAEHFRDREKKDVLFFVDNIFRFTQAGSEISALLGRIPSAVGYQPTLATDMGALQERITSTKDGSITSVQAVYVPADDLTDPAPATTFSHLDSTVVLNRSIAELGIYPAVDPLDSTSTVLDPNVVGQEHYDVARNVQKILQKYKELQDIIAILGMDELSEEDKRTVGRARRIQKFLSQPFFVAEQFTGTPGVYAKLSDTITGFKKIIDGEMDHIPESFFMYKESSDAVMNAFEASKK encoded by the coding sequence ATGAATACAGGTGTAATTACAAAAATAATCGGAGTCGTAATCGATGTTAAATTTGACTGAGGATTTGTTCCAGCAATTTACGATGCTCTTGAAGTGAAGGGACATAGCTCAAGACTCGTTCTAGAAGTACAACAACAACTTGGTGACGGTGTTGTGCGAACTATCTCTATGGGTTCAGTTGAAGGACTCCAAAGAGGACTTGAAGTCGAAGCAACTGGGAGAGCTATAACAGTTCCAGTTGGAGAACAAGTTCTTTGAAGAATGTTTAATGTACTGGGTGATCCTATCGATCATATGGAAGCTCCTAAAACAGAGTTTACAGATCCAATTCACAGATCAGCTCCAAAGTTTGCTGACCTTTCAAATCAAGCTGAGGTGTTTGAAACTGGAATCAAGGTTATTGACCTTATTGCTCCTATGCTTAAATGAGGAAAGGTAGGACTCTTTGGAGGTGCATGAGTAGGGAAAACAGTTATTATCCAAGAGCTTATCAATAATATCGCTCAAGGTCATGGAGGGTACTCAGTATTTGCCTGAGTAGGGGAACGAACTCGAGAATGAAATGACTTATACCATGAAATGAAAGAAGCAGGAGTACTTGCAAAAACTGCGATGGTATTTGGTCAAATGAACGAAGCTCCAGGACCAAGAGCAAGAGTAGCTCTTACAGGTCTTACTATGGCTGAGCATTTCAGAGATAGAGAAAAAAAGGATGTTCTATTTTTCGTAGATAATATATTCAGATTTACGCAAGCAGGTTCAGAAATTTCAGCACTTCTCGGTCGAATACCTTCAGCAGTAGGGTATCAACCAACTCTTGCTACAGATATGGGAGCGCTTCAAGAAAGAATTACATCAACAAAAGATGGTTCTATTACTTCAGTTCAAGCAGTATATGTTCCAGCTGATGATCTCACAGATCCAGCTCCTGCTACTACATTTTCGCATTTAGATTCTACTGTTGTACTCAATCGTTCTATTGCTGAACTTGGTATCTACCCAGCCGTTGATCCACTTGATAGTACTTCTACAGTACTTGATCCAAATGTTGTAGGTCAAGAACATTACGATGTTGCTCGAAATGTACAAAAAATACTTCAAAAATATAAAGAACTTCAAGATATTATTGCCATTCTTGGTATGGATGAACTCTCTGAAGAAGATAAAAGAACAGTTTGAAGAGCAAGAAGAATTCAAAAATTTCTTTCTCAACCATTTTTCGTAGCTGAACAATTTACTGGAACTCCAGGAGTATATGCTAAACTCTCTGATACTATTACAGGGTTTAAGAAAATTATAGATGGTGAAATGGATCACATACCAGAAAGTTTCTTTATGTATAAAGAATCAAGTGATGCAGTTATGAACGCATTTGAAGCAAGTAAAAAATAA
- the atpC gene encoding ATP synthase F1 subunit epsilon, which produces MKLKVLSFSGESFSHDTVLSVTIMTKSGEITVLNRHSPMIASIEPCVLYTVFKDENGMSQREDFAVGSGVIEVHNSSVKIMADMLIDVEEVDLDQAEIAKQRAIELMEKYKHSKDQVDMEKFIEAEDMLLKSIAQLKLYDLKR; this is translated from the coding sequence ATGAAATTAAAAGTCCTTTCATTTTCTGGAGAGAGTTTCTCACATGATACTGTACTTTCTGTCACAATTATGACGAAATCTTGAGAGATAACAGTTCTTAATAGACATAGTCCTATGATAGCATCTATAGAACCATGTGTCTTATATACAGTTTTTAAAGATGAAAACGGTATGAGTCAACGAGAAGACTTTGCTGTAGGTTCTGGAGTAATCGAGGTTCACAATTCAAGTGTGAAAATCATGGCAGATATGCTCATTGATGTTGAAGAAGTAGATCTTGATCAAGCTGAAATTGCAAAACAAAGAGCTATCGAACTGATGGAAAAATATAAACATTCAAAAGATCAAGTTGATATGGAGAAATTTATCGAAGCAGAAGATATGCTCCTTAAATCTATCGCTCAATTGAAATTATACGATTTAAAACGTTAA